GGGCAGACCGAGGTGCAGGCGCTGCGCGGCACGGACCTGGCGGTCGACCGAGGTGAGATGGTCGCCGTGGTGGGGCCATCCGGTTCGGGCAAGACGACGCTGCTGAACTGCCTGTCCGGTCTCGACGATGTCGACGAGGGTCAGGTCCTCGTTGCCGGTCGCGACATCCACCAGATGTCCGACCGTGAGCGCACGGCGTTCCGCGGCCGTGCCATGGGGTTCATCTTCCAGGCCTTCAACCTCGTGCCAGTGTTCAGCGCGGCAGAGAACGTCGAGCTGCCGCTGCTGCTGGGTGACGCCGGACCTGACGAGGCCCGTCGCCGTGCCGAGGAGGTGCTGGCTCAGGTCGGGCTGGCCGATCGGGTCGATCACCGACCCGCCGAGCTGTCCGGCGGCGAGCAGCAGCGTGTCGCGATCGCCAGGGCGCTGGCTCCCCAACCGGAGATCGTGTGGACCGACGAGCCGACCGGCAACCTCGACAGCGCGACCGCCGGCGACGTCATGGAGCTGCTCCACGGCCTGAACGCCGAGGGCCTGACCATCGTGCTCGTGACGCACGACGAGACCATCGCCCGACGTGCGGACCGTCTGCTGACCATGCACGA
The sequence above is drawn from the Actinomycetota bacterium genome and encodes:
- a CDS encoding ABC transporter ATP-binding protein, with amino-acid sequence MNQPRGSSSPAASYRQVTGPIVEARGVVKTYRRGQTEVQALRGTDLAVDRGEMVAVVGPSGSGKTTLLNCLSGLDDVDEGQVLVAGRDIHQMSDRERTAFRGRAMGFIFQAFNLVPVFSAAENVELPLLLGDAGPDEARRRAEEVLAQVGLADRVDHRPAELSGGEQQRVAIARALAPQPEIVWTDEPTGNLDSATAGDVMELLHGLNAEGLTIVLVTHDETIARRADRLLTMHDGRIVDEQARA